From a region of the Monodelphis domestica isolate mMonDom1 chromosome 8, mMonDom1.pri, whole genome shotgun sequence genome:
- the LOC100014694 gene encoding non-histone chromosomal protein HMG-14-like, translated as MPKRKVNSAEGEVREEPKRRSARLSAKTVLAKVEPKIQKTTGKDKSEEKKFTQKEKKGAKGKQAEVTNQEENKEDLSIENGETKNEEGPVSDSAGEKETKSE; from the coding sequence ATGCCCAAGAGGAAGGTCAACTCTGCAGAAGGGGAAGTAAGGGAGGAGCCCAAGAGGAGGTCGGCAAGATTGTCAGCTAAAACAGTCCTTGCAAAGGTTGAACCTAAGATCCAAAAGACAACTGGGAAGgataaatcagaagaaaaaaagttcacacaaaaggaaaagaaaggagcaaAAGGAAAACAAGCCGAAGTGACTAACcaagaagagaataaagaagaCTTATCCATAGAAAATGGAGAAACTAAAAATGAAGAGGGCCCAGTCTCTGACTCAGCAGGAGAGAAAGAAACCAAATCTGAATAA